The genomic stretch aaaaataaattagccCTACCacctaaaaatatagtactacgtACTACTACTGTATTTTTGGGACGTATtcataaatactagtataaccTAATAAGTCtctcaaaaaaattataattcgCTATGTTCTGGACCCATTTGATAGTATATTGTAATTTGGATATATTTTACAGTGAAAATAGATTTTTAATCATTCTATTCGGCGAGGGAGATTGTTTTAGTCACACTTAACTTTTCCGTAGCCAAATACTTTCCGTCGTTGTTCTTGTAATCATATGAAACTTTGTGTTGTTGACGTAGTCGATATTTTGCCTCAAAACATAAAGatataatatagaaataaatcgTGATCGCTCGATGTTGAATGgcctcaatttttttatatccaaTGTTCACGTCTTTTAGATCTTCCAATAAGTTTTTGAATAGTTATGCTGCGTCACCATccaattcattttcttctagAATAACTCCTTTTATCCATGAAACAATgatccatattttattttcagaatcgtaatttcttgtttattatttatagatatctcacattttattaacttataaaatgtatatactgctttattattattattattattattattattattatataaaaacagaTCGAATacatatttcacaaattttttctgtaaattttctttcatatttcataaaattcgCATGGAGTCAAAagtatgatttaaattatagacATAGGAATAATATTTAAGATTTATTCAGTGTCGTTTAATTAATAGGACAAGTATTGAATTTATGATTACGTAGAATTCTTGGAATTATTTCAAAGATGATTTCGTCTAAAATGGTCAAagactttaattattatatggCACGACttattgaagaaattaaaCCACAtaaccaattaattaattaagatgtcgtactaaaatttaaactaatagtaataaattatagatttaatgttatttaaattaaaaactttccAGCTTATATAGAGATGCCAGTGACACCATATTCGGATTTTGAATCTTGATTTGATGAGTTGTGCGGTTGGTAACACCATTTTAGAGGGCTCATGGACCATTAACGTGCACTACTACTAACAATCATGAATCAACAAACgcactaaaaataccaaaattatttcaaatataattgtgACATTTGAATGAACTGTATGCCACTGAATATAATTAACACACCATTCCTTGATGTCTCAAACCACATATTTCGTGGATCGAGTTGATCACTGAAACAACCGCTTGAGCTAAAACGTGGAAAATTTACTTGCTCAATACATTTGTTGTCTGTTGATGTAAAATCTAAGGAGGTAAGGGTTTTTTTggacatatataaaataataaaattacaaagtGTGCGAGTTGAATCGATCAGTGGCAAATTTCCACCAAAGTGGGCCCCAAAAGGTAATCTAATATaagcaaaacacattcttctatattattcttttattattgaattCCTATatgctattttttattttaaaatttcgaattttctTCGTCAATCTCTTTTTCATGTTGCTACATTTATAGTTATGTATGATGATTAATTTACTACTTTAGTGGCCTCTATTGTACTAAACGTATAACCATTGTCCCAActtcttttaaatttgggatagatcaaattcataaattcataatgtATTGTTGTAGTCAGTGGCGAAGCTAGGATATTTCCGATTGGGGCCCAAGtcactataaataattatagggatcgctattataattatattgttcaTTTTGATGTGACACTGGAAAGGCTCGAAATAGTTTAcacttaatattttcaattttatttaagtttaatACATATGGAACAATTTTCAACTATGAAGTgacaaagatttaaaattaagcTAATTATTGCTGTAAAAGAGAACAAATAGAAAAGCTAATAGAATTGAAATATACACattatattgtataaatagatagaaaagaggaataaaatagaaaagatagAAGTGGAATATACACATTATATTGTATAAGTAGAAAGCATAAACAAAAGTGGAATATACAGcataaacatttaaaattaactgTAAAAGAGATCAAATAGAAAAGCTAATAGAATTgaaatatatacattatattgaataaatatatagaaaagagGAACAAATAGAAAAGATAGAAGTGGAATATACACATTATATTGTATAAGTAGAAAGCATAAACAAAAGTGGAATATACAgcataaacaaaagaaaatgaaattcatgGCTACAAAAGGATTTGCACCTCCGCCCTTTAGACCAGTAGACGCCAGCTCCAGCCAATTGAGCTATGCTTATTACATATATAGTGTTgcttaaatatataatgtatagaataattaaattgatggggGACCGGGCCCCCCAGGCCCTAACGTGGCTTCGCCACTTGTTGGAGTTAACTACGAAGCCACATTGGGTCATGAGGGGCCACCGGAGCCCTAACTATTGAAATTATTACTACAGACTGCATACATTCCTAAGATGTATAAGCATGTTTGGTAATAGCTGAGTTGGTTTGATGTTTCGCCTTTCCTACCCGATTTCAGTTGTTTGAGTCTTGGCAATACCGTTTTAGTTCCtgttttttttcctcaaaaGAAATCATTTCAATTATTCTTGAATCTAGATATATACCATTTGCATTTGTATAGACTTTTGAAAgctttatcatttattaaattctatactttattttttaatttagtactttatttatagtagtattctAGCTActctgtttttttataatactttaattacagTAGTTAGTTATTATTCTagtcaatttttaatttattttgaatgtatgtaattattttaaaacataaatacattgctattcaattttttaaatctaattattttaaatcacaaatatttgattattttaaaacataaattgatCGAAAAATGTGGAGAGTTTCGCCGAAAGGATATTGTAAGATTTTGAATAATGAGTATGtgtaaaaaatgatattatatgctTTATTTGATGTTACGATGTATAATCGTTAAAgaaaattgttattattagGTACTCCccccgttccatagtagtggagtcgTTTTGCATTTTGGTGTGTTTCCTTAGTTGTGGTACTCCCCCCATTCTCCGTGGACGATCAACCGATTTTTGCATCCTCCGCCCCACCGAGAGGGTAGATAGTTTACAATTGGATGTCTGGTTCAtcttgattaaaatatttgagtttCAGTTAAAGTGTTAAATCTAGTAGTTTATGTTATATCATCCTTGAGAGTAAATCCATGCCACCATAGATACACatgaagaaatgaaatattcttTCTACGTCGATAAACAAAATTTGCGTATCAATTTTACAGCAGTTAGTCAGAACGcatacaacaacaaaacaaaacctcgaTATCCCCTGAAGGATACATAACTCAATAAAGACTAACCACAAAATTGACATCCTTGAAACCAGACCTCATTGCTTACTTATAGCCTTGCGATGTGAACAAGTTCGGGTACGAGAAATCCGTATCGTCATCCATTGGTGACAATGGCGGAGTTCGGTTAAAACTGCTATAGCTGAAAGCATTGTCGCTCTCAGAGTAGGAATCGAATACACCTTTTGCATCATAAGAAGAGTGTTCTGAGGCGCTGTTTCGGCCTGGAGAGGCGAAGGGAGTTTTAGAATGTGCGAACGGGTTTATTGCATCTAATTCAACCTCCTCTTTAAGTTCTGTCTTGGTTTTCTCGTTGTGGAACGGGTTCTCAGATTCAGAATATGAGAAATCTTCATTCTCTTTCTTCATGAGCTCAGTTATACGAAGTTCAGCAAGGCTAGAGGCTGATCGAGCAGCTGCTGCTGCACCCTCTGCTGTCTCTGCGGCTGCCTCAGCAGCAGCCAAAACGTCTTGGAAATCAGCTTTATCATCGATTGTCTTTGTGGCTGAGGGCGATGAACCATTTTCTTCCACAGGATATGGTTCAGGCAACTGTGAAGGAGGAGGACGTATGAATGGCACAAACTGTTTGTCTTGTGCTTGGCGCATTGAAATCTTcgcatcttcttcttcattcatGCTTTTATTTGACTGTGATGGCTGCTGCATAGGAACTTCTGGAAAgtctataatttcaaaatcatcatcaGAATCAGGGTGTTCACCCACAGCTGATTGTGAGGTTGTAGAGTTAGCCTCATCATTATGCGTGTTGGTAAATGGGGCTCGGGGTCCGGGATTACTGACAAACTGGATTGGCCCATCCTGGATAGAAACGTCACAAATGTAACGCAAGAAGCTAAAAATCTCAATGAAGGTGCAGAAGTGATTCATACCAGCAAGTCATCACGAGTCTTCAGTAAGTCATTTTCCGAAGCACTGGGATCCCAATCAAGCTCATGTTCTTTGGCAATTTCCTTTAACAGTTTCAGTTTAACATCAGGAGATGGAGCTCGGACGGATAAAAGGTCAACCAACTGCAATATCAAGCCGTTAAAGAACTCATAAAAGGAGCTAACACAAGCTGttaaaaaatgacaattttatatataaccTGCCGATTGACACCACAGTCGGGCATAAGCTCAGCTGCAGAAGACACAAATTCTTTACCGTATTTACCAGAAAACAACGTTTGCACCTGTTGCAACTCTGGCAGATCAGCACACCTCGGTGCAGCAAAGCATACACTAGAAATGGCTTCTTTCAAGTCCAAAGGGCATTCCCTAATAATCACACAACATAAATAGCTTAAACCTCGTAACACATTTAGACTTCCACATATACATTCATCACATTTCAGGAGAAAATggtattattactattacttgACATGAGAAATGAAACTGAGATACAAGCACATAATTTTTAACACATTGAGCACTAGGCactagggtcttgttaggttgacaACTATCAGTTAAATTGATAACCGACaactatgtcaacaacctaGGTTATGGATTTCAACACGAAGACATTTGTAAGTCAACAACTTACATTATGGATGTACATTTGTATGTCAACtaaatgtagttgacataCGTATGTCTTCTGTTGgcatatatatttacatttcaACAGAAGACATGcatgtcaactacatttaGTTCGCATACAATTGTATTCGTGTTGACATCCATAACATAGGTTGTTGACATATAAATGTcagttataaatttaatatagttatCAACTGATCATATCCCTTTAGCACTATCACATGATCAAAAAACTTAAGAATCGATCGAACTACATACTTTTGTGCATCGATAATTGGAAGACGAGCAGTAATAAGCTCACAGAACAATTCAACCAATTCGTGAGCAGCCATCATCTTCTCTTCCCGTAGAATGTTCTCCACCTAAATAAACATGGAAACGAGGTTGCTAATGCTATCGATTATAAATACTAACACGTAACACAATCAACAAaggatatatatgtatatatcgCTAACCCGAATCCTAGCAGAGGCTTCCTGGCCAGTCTCAAGGAGCTTGGCAATTTCTCGACGCATCTGTTTTATCTGAATCTCTCTTCGATTCCTCAACAACTTTATCCGAGGGATTGTAAGCTTCAACAGAGTTCTACTGCAAATTTGCACTCATTAAAACCAATTTTACTAGATCACTTCTACTTAATTACAATTCCAGAACAAAATCCAGAATGCCTGCGGCAGGAATCATAAAATTTCCGGCAAAATTTTGATGTGAATTCTCAACAATTCACgcacaaattcaattaaaaagcCCTAGAGACATTTTTTACTGCAccgaaaaaaaaacagagcagGGGAAAAGAATAGAGATATTACCATTGGGAGGAATTGAAAGATTTggtaaagaaaaaatcaagCATCGTGGTTGCTCGAAATGATGATCGGTGTATGGATATGGAGAAGAGAAAATCGATGTATCAAATATATAGTCcatatatgattaaaaatggGAAGCAGCTCCACAACAAGCGGATGATACGTGTATGAGCTGCGAGTTTCTTCGTTTCCAAGTATCGCGTTTTCATCAAATTTcctacttatttaattaatttatattttaacttaGGAGGGATGATGTGACTGGGAAGTGGGATTTCAATTTTAGGAATACGGCCGACATCTCTAGATTCTCTACATTGTtaacaaaatttggatttaataaaattattatttattgctCACTTTCGtccattaattttgatttggcGCAGCATTTAGTTTGAATTagtttt from Salvia hispanica cultivar TCC Black 2014 unplaced genomic scaffold, UniMelb_Shisp_WGS_1.0 HiC_scaffold_579, whole genome shotgun sequence encodes the following:
- the LOC125199595 gene encoding IST1-like protein isoform X1 produces the protein MLDFFFTKSFNSSQCRTLLKLTIPRIKLLRNRREIQIKQMRREIAKLLETGQEASARIRVENILREEKMMAAHELVELFCELITARLPIIDAQKECPLDLKEAISSVCFAAPRCADLPELQQVQTLFSGKYGKEFVSSAAELMPDCGVNRQLVDLLSVRAPSPDVKLKLLKEIAKEHELDWDPSASENDLLKTRDDLLDGPIQFVSNPGPRAPFTNTHNDEANSTTSQSAVGEHPDSDDDFEIIDFPEVPMQQPSQSNKSMNEEEDAKISMRQAQDKQFVPFIRPPPSQLPEPYPVEENGSSPSATKTIDDKADFQDVLAAAEAAAETAEGAAAAARSASSLAELRITELMKKENEDFSYSESENPFHNEKTKTELKEEVELDAINPFAHSKTPFASPGRNSASEHSSYDAKGVFDSYSESDNAFSYSSFNRTPPLSPMDDDTDFSYPNLFTSQGYK
- the LOC125199595 gene encoding IST1-like protein isoform X2, which codes for MRREIAKLLETGQEASARIRVENILREEKMMAAHELVELFCELITARLPIIDAQKECPLDLKEAISSVCFAAPRCADLPELQQVQTLFSGKYGKEFVSSAAELMPDCGVNRQLVDLLSVRAPSPDVKLKLLKEIAKEHELDWDPSASENDLLKTRDDLLDGPIQFVSNPGPRAPFTNTHNDEANSTTSQSAVGEHPDSDDDFEIIDFPEVPMQQPSQSNKSMNEEEDAKISMRQAQDKQFVPFIRPPPSQLPEPYPVEENGSSPSATKTIDDKADFQDVLAAAEAAAETAEGAAAAARSASSLAELRITELMKKENEDFSYSESENPFHNEKTKTELKEEVELDAINPFAHSKTPFASPGRNSASEHSSYDAKGVFDSYSESDNAFSYSSFNRTPPLSPMDDDTDFSYPNLFTSQGYK